One Kribbella sp. NBC_00662 genomic region harbors:
- a CDS encoding ketol-acid reductoisomerase codes for MESSVFRVESMVVPGGTESIVRGGRDLFPLLPEALHGVERIGVLGWGPQGRAQALNLRDSLAGTGITVSVGLRPGSVSAADARAEGFTEDDGTLGDWLEVAAQADLVILLIADAALAANHEQIFGVLKPGATIGLSHGFLLGHLTAIGSAFPAGHPVIAVCPKGMGDSVRRLYRQGETVNGAGINASIAVHADPDGHGWDRALAWSIGLGSPYTFATTLQDEYRSDIVGERAILLGAVHGLVEALYRYFRIDGADPVTAYERSTEAITGPIARTISTDGLVAVRAASGDVDLFDRAYSAAYGPARELVAEIYDEVADGTELRSVILAEQRLATRPMTEIGGSPMWSHSAEVHARRGAAGAIDPVTAGLFVATMMAQVDEFAARGHAWSEIVNESVIEAVDSLLPYMHARDVAYMVDNCSRTARLGTRRWGPRFQAAYEQIALPHLDHPADPALLKAFEDNPAHDALAAAAELRPSVDISV; via the coding sequence ATGGAGAGTTCGGTGTTTCGGGTCGAGAGCATGGTCGTGCCGGGTGGGACGGAGTCCATCGTGCGGGGCGGGCGGGATCTGTTCCCGTTGCTGCCTGAAGCGCTGCACGGGGTCGAGCGCATCGGCGTCCTGGGATGGGGACCGCAGGGACGGGCACAGGCGCTGAATCTGCGCGACTCGCTCGCCGGGACGGGGATCACTGTGAGCGTCGGCCTTCGACCGGGGTCGGTGTCGGCGGCGGATGCGCGGGCCGAGGGATTCACTGAGGATGACGGCACGCTGGGTGACTGGCTGGAGGTTGCGGCTCAGGCGGATCTGGTGATCCTGCTGATCGCGGACGCGGCGCTGGCGGCCAACCACGAGCAGATCTTCGGCGTCCTCAAGCCGGGCGCGACCATTGGCCTGTCCCACGGTTTCCTGCTCGGGCACCTGACGGCGATCGGGTCCGCCTTCCCGGCGGGGCATCCGGTGATCGCGGTCTGTCCGAAGGGGATGGGGGATTCCGTCCGGCGGCTCTACCGGCAAGGCGAAACGGTCAACGGGGCCGGGATCAACGCGAGTATCGCCGTACACGCGGATCCGGACGGGCACGGATGGGATCGGGCGCTGGCGTGGTCGATCGGGCTCGGGTCGCCGTACACGTTCGCGACCACGCTGCAGGACGAGTACCGGTCCGACATCGTGGGGGAGCGGGCGATCCTGCTCGGCGCCGTCCACGGACTGGTGGAGGCGCTGTACCGGTACTTCCGGATCGACGGGGCTGATCCGGTGACGGCGTACGAGCGATCCACCGAGGCGATCACCGGGCCGATCGCGCGGACCATCTCGACCGACGGGCTGGTGGCGGTCCGGGCCGCGAGCGGGGACGTGGACCTGTTCGACCGTGCGTACTCCGCGGCGTACGGGCCGGCGCGGGAGCTCGTCGCGGAGATCTACGACGAAGTTGCTGACGGCACCGAGCTGCGGAGCGTGATCCTGGCCGAGCAACGGCTGGCGACCCGGCCCATGACCGAGATCGGCGGCAGCCCGATGTGGTCGCACAGTGCCGAGGTCCACGCCCGCCGCGGAGCAGCCGGCGCGATCGATCCGGTCACGGCGGGGCTGTTCGTGGCGACGATGATGGCGCAGGTCGACGAGTTCGCCGCCCGCGGGCACGCGTGGTCGGAGATCGTGAACGAGTCGGTGATCGAGGCGGTCGACTCGCTGCTGCCGTACATGCACGCCCGCGACGTCGCGTACATGGTCGACAACTGCTCCCGGACCGCGCGGCTCGGGACCCGCCGCTGGGGTCCGCGCTTCCAGGCGGCGTACGAGCAGATCGCCCTCCCGCACCTCGACCATCCCGCCGACCCCGCGCTGCTGAAGGCCTTCGAGGACAACCCGGCCCACGACGCTCTGGCCGCGGCAGCCGAACTCCGCCCCTCGGTGGACATTTCCGTTTAG
- a CDS encoding Gfo/Idh/MocA family protein → MPDPLRLLQVGAGGMGRAWLRTIAANPDVQLVGLVDLDVEVARAAADEHGHADVPVATSIDGLADRADAVIDVTVPVAHPTVSVDALLRGLPVLCEKPLAETVRECLQMVAASEVSGKLLMVSQSRRYFRAIAAFQRQLSELGPIGTLSCEFYKAPHFSGFRERMAEPLLVDMAIHQFDLSRKLIGSEPVSVYCDSYNPPWSWFDGNAAASAIFTYADGTRFTFAGSWCAPGLETSWNGFWRASTSGGTATWDGDNAPVAELASGEPLAAGMSDEPQEIAGSLVEFVNAVRTSTTPQSEVHSNVVSLAMVEAAVRSANTGAPVRIADVITEAHVEAIATTQDPALRAALKAWPNPLKAVGLEP, encoded by the coding sequence ATGCCTGACCCCTTGCGTCTCCTCCAGGTCGGCGCCGGCGGCATGGGCCGCGCCTGGCTCCGCACGATCGCCGCGAACCCCGACGTCCAACTCGTCGGCCTGGTCGACCTCGACGTCGAGGTGGCCCGTGCGGCCGCGGACGAGCACGGGCACGCCGACGTGCCGGTCGCGACTTCGATCGACGGACTGGCAGACCGGGCCGACGCGGTGATCGACGTGACGGTCCCGGTCGCGCACCCGACGGTCAGCGTGGATGCCTTGCTGCGTGGGCTTCCGGTGCTGTGCGAGAAGCCGCTGGCCGAGACAGTCCGCGAGTGCCTGCAGATGGTGGCGGCCTCGGAGGTGAGCGGCAAACTGTTGATGGTCTCGCAGTCCCGCCGCTACTTCCGCGCCATAGCAGCCTTCCAACGACAACTGTCCGAGCTGGGTCCGATCGGGACGCTGTCGTGCGAGTTCTACAAGGCCCCGCACTTCAGCGGCTTCCGCGAACGCATGGCCGAGCCGCTCCTGGTCGACATGGCGATCCACCAGTTCGACCTGTCCCGCAAGCTGATCGGCTCCGAACCTGTCTCGGTGTACTGCGACTCGTACAACCCGCCCTGGAGCTGGTTCGACGGCAACGCCGCCGCGTCCGCGATCTTCACCTACGCCGACGGCACCCGCTTCACCTTCGCCGGCAGCTGGTGCGCGCCGGGCCTGGAAACGTCCTGGAACGGCTTCTGGCGCGCGAGCACTTCCGGCGGCACCGCAACCTGGGACGGCGACAACGCACCTGTCGCCGAGCTCGCATCCGGTGAGCCGCTCGCCGCCGGCATGTCCGACGAGCCTCAGGAGATCGCCGGTTCCCTGGTCGAGTTCGTCAACGCGGTCCGCACCTCGACAACGCCGCAGTCCGAAGTCCATTCCAACGTAGTAAGCCTCGCTATGGTCGAAGCCGCCGTCCGCTCCGCCAACACCGGAGCACCGGTCCGCATCGCCGACGTCATCACCGAAGCGCATGTCGAGGCGATCGCGACCACCCAGGACCCAGCCCTCCGAGCAGCCTTGAAGGCCTGGCCCAACCCGCTGAAAGCAGTCGGCCTGGAGCCGTAG